The nucleotide window GCGAAGGTCGGCATCCAGTCCGCCGCCGGTTACGAAGAGGGCAAGGCCCTAGTGGTTTCCTGGTAACGGGGCGTGAATTCGGTCAGGCTCTGCCGGTATAGTTGACCCTCTAATGGACGACCCCCCTTCTGCGAATTCACCCGACCATAAACCTTCGCCCGTGACCAGCGGCGGTGCTGCCCGTGTATGAGTGGATCATGCTCGGCTTCGGCCTGATCCTGACCCTGGGCACGGGCTTGTTCGTGGCCAGCGAATTCGCGCTGGTCAACCTCGACCGTTCCGATCTCGAGGCGCGCCGCGATCGCGGGGAGACCCGCCTGGCGAGCACCATCGCCGCGCTCAAGATCACCTCGACGCACCTGTCCAGCGCGCAGCTCGGAATCACCCTCACCACCCTGCTCACCGGGTATGCCCTCGAGCCGGCCATCAGCTCGCTCCTCGCCGGCCCGCTCACCCTGGTCGGGCTGCCCGCCGCCGCCGTCCCCGTCGTGGGATCCGCCGTGGCCATCGTGGTGGCCACCCTGATCTCGATGATCATCGGCGAGCTCGTGCCGAAGAACTTCGCCCTCGCCCTGCCGATCCAGACCGCGAAGTTCGTCATCCCGTTCCAGACGGTGTTCACCACGGTCTTCAAGCCCGCCGTGACGGTGCTCAACGGCAGCGCGAACGGCCTGCTGCGCGCCGTAGGCATCGAGCCGAAGGAAGAGATCTCCGGAGCGCGCACCGCCGAGGAACTCTCCTCCCTCGTGCGCCGGTCGGCCAGCGCCGGTCTCCTCGAGGAGGACACCGCCACCCTGCTGCACCGCACGCTGCTGTTCTCCGGCCACACGGCCTCCGACGTGATGACGCCGCGCCCGCGGCTGGCGAGCATCCAGCGCACCGCCAGCGCCCAGGCCGTCATCGACCTCACCCGCCAGACCGGCTACTCGCGCTTCCCTGTCATCGACGAGAGCGCCGATGACGTCGTCGGCATCGTGCACGTCAAGCAGGCGGTGGCGGTGCCCAGGTTCCGCCGGGCGGATGTGCCGGTGTCAGCCCTGCAGTCGGAGGCGTTGCGCGTGCCGGAGACCATGAAGCTCGACGGCCTGCTCAGCGAGCTGCGCGGCCGTGGCTTCCAGATGGCTGTGGTGGTCGACGAATACGGCGGCACCGCCGGGGTGGTCACCCTGGAGGACCTCGTCGAGGAACTCGTCGGCGAGGTCGCCGACGAGCACGACCGCACCAGGGCCGGCATCGTGCGCTCCCCAGGGTCGCTCACCTTCCCCGGCATGCTGCGCCCGGACGAGCTCGACGAGCGCGCCGGCCTGTCGGTGCCGGATGACGGCCCGTACGAGACCGTCGCCGGTTACGTGATGAGCGAACTCGGCCGGCTGCCCGTCGTGGGCGACACCGTGCGCATCACCACCGGCGAGCTGCGGGTGGAACGGCTTGACGGCCGTCGCATCGACCGCCTCCGCTACACCCCAGACCCCGTCGAACCCGGCGCACCCGCGACCGGCGCCGTGCGCACCATCCAGAAGGCAGCAGTGACCACTTCG belongs to Cryobacterium sp. SO2 and includes:
- a CDS encoding hemolysin family protein, whose product is MLGFGLILTLGTGLFVASEFALVNLDRSDLEARRDRGETRLASTIAALKITSTHLSSAQLGITLTTLLTGYALEPAISSLLAGPLTLVGLPAAAVPVVGSAVAIVVATLISMIIGELVPKNFALALPIQTAKFVIPFQTVFTTVFKPAVTVLNGSANGLLRAVGIEPKEEISGARTAEELSSLVRRSASAGLLEEDTATLLHRTLLFSGHTASDVMTPRPRLASIQRTASAQAVIDLTRQTGYSRFPVIDESADDVVGIVHVKQAVAVPRFRRADVPVSALQSEALRVPETMKLDGLLSELRGRGFQMAVVVDEYGGTAGVVTLEDLVEELVGEVADEHDRTRAGIVRSPGSLTFPGMLRPDELDERAGLSVPDDGPYETVAGYVMSELGRLPVVGDTVRITTGELRVERLDGRRIDRLRYTPDPVEPGAPATGAVRTIQKAAVTTSSETTQEGGR